One genomic window of Mercenaria mercenaria strain notata chromosome 2, MADL_Memer_1, whole genome shotgun sequence includes the following:
- the LOC123562315 gene encoding uncharacterized protein LOC123562315: MSKLVKFSPKRDSLFERLKQELAPETPGFRTLCPTRWTVRANSLQSVVDNYEVLQDLWEESYSSVKETDMRARIKDVDAQMKSFDFLFGVMLGHSIMAHTDNLSKALQHQDLSASEGQAMAQLTLETLTKLRSDESFSEFYENVKEKAETLDVNEPSVPRKRKMPKRFQFGDAEHFFPQTESDMYRQKYFEALDLFINCVKNRFDQPGYKVFRNVEELLIKAVQSEFGNYSDEFMFVTQFYEKDINKDSLKVQLETLKTYFAQQDSGSINLSDIFEYLRKLKPPMRSIYSEVVTLVKILLVIPATNATSERTFSALRRIKTYLRSSMTQARLNSLMTMHVHKHRTDTLDMTSIANEFTTRNEKRRCVFGKF, translated from the coding sequence ATGTCGAAGCTTGTGAAATTTTCGCCAAAACGGGATAGTTTGTTTGAAAGACTGAAACAGGAGCTTGCTCCTGAAACACCGGGGTTCAGAACATTGTGTCCGACGCGTTGGACTGTAAGGGCAAACAGCTTGCAAAGTGTTGTGGACAATTATGAAGTGCTGCAGGATCTTTGGGAGGAATCTTATTCATCAGTTAAGGAAACTGACATGAGAGCTAGGATTAAAGATGTAGACGCGCAGATGAAATCTTTTGACTTTCTGTTTGGTGTTATGCTAGGACATTCAATCATGGCTCACACGGACAATTTAAGTAAAGCACTGCAGCATCAAGATCTCTCAGCATCAGAAGGCCAAGCTATGGCTCAGTTGACACTTGAAACGTTGACAAAACTGAGAAGTGATGAAAGTTTCAGTGAATTCTATGAGAATGTGAAAGAAAAGGCAGAAACTCTCGATGTGAATGAACCATCAGTGCCGAGAAAACGAAAAATGCCGAAACGATTTCAGTTCGGAGATGCAGAGCATTTCTTTCCACAAACAGAAAGCGACATGTATAGGCAGAAATACTTTGAAGCATTGGACTTATTCATAAACTGTGTGAAGAATCGATTTGATCAGCCTGGATATAAAGTGTTTAGGAATGTTGAGGAACTTCTTATCAAAGCAGTGCAGTCAGAGTTTGGGAACTACAGTGATGAATTCATGTTCGTGACACAGTTCTATGAAAAAGACATTAATAAGGACTCTTTGAAAGTGCAGCTGGaaactttgaaaacatattttgcacAGCAAGACAGTGGCTCCATAAATCTGTCTGATATATTTGAATATCTTCGCAAGTTGAAACCTCCCATGCGATCAATCTATTCAGAAGTTGTGACGCTCGTCAAAATTTTATTAGTAATTCCAGCAACAAATGCTACTAGTGAAAGGACATTTTCTGCTCTGCGAAGAATAAAAACATATCTTCGGAGCTCTATGACACAGGCTAGACTCAACAGTCTCATGACTATGCATGTGCATAAGCATAGAACAGACACTCTCGATATGACCTCTATTGCAAATGAGTTTACTACTAGGAATGAAAAACGTAGATGTGTTTTCGGTAAATTTTAA